Proteins found in one Neodiprion lecontei isolate iyNeoLeco1 chromosome 6, iyNeoLeco1.1, whole genome shotgun sequence genomic segment:
- the LOC107221093 gene encoding uncharacterized protein LOC107221093: protein MDPRVKRGQDINTWASVNSKRKVAAYILRVMWRGATFTCCKIGILHSRKMILGQFPRKLRAVRVLLSKDCYAPIQCPEPCENTCLMDELPVPCGSWQQKFDTKMRQSNRALMIGGGFFIFTIIAMHKFGYVRGYNVPLFY from the exons ATGG ATCCTCGAGTTAAACGTGGTCAAGACATTAACACGTGGGCCTCAGTAAACAGTAAACGTAAAGTTGCTGCGTACATTTTACGTGTGATGTGGCGTGGCGCAACTTTTACATGCTGCAAAATTGGAATTCTTCATTCCAGAAAAATGATACTGG GACAATTTCCACGGAAGTTGAGGGCAGTTAGAGTATTGCTCTCGAAAGATTGTTATGCACCAATTCAATGTCCTGAGCCGTGCGAAAATACTTGTTTAATGGACGAATTGCCAGTTCCCTGTGGATCGTGGCAACAGAAGTTTGATACGAAGATGAGGCAGTCTAATAGAGCTTTAATGATCGGAGGAGGATTTTTCATATTCACTATAATAGCT ATGCACAAATTCGGATACGTTCGAGGATACAATGTTCCGCTATTTTACTGA
- the LOC107221134 gene encoding protein broad-minded-like, producing the protein MLLKVVSLPLALQLLTREESVFEELLRGSIEPLKSSWSCNNVVAVLSTAALEPVGFTILRDLAPHFLSKVLTDICTKLEDPHNFHDPWEDCVVKEFLHILRLLSLNSLCFIALLDDTSQEISSSEDSHPSNLWELLQHSVNSNSPYHCLALMALNVFLDSLDANIFLKHVLNYQELLLNLQETCIIEIESDGELKIIYAIDEAGFLRHKVLLKSYCIISKFIGDTAVLEQTELFSKLPPPVKFDVEKLCPTIPLHSELGRFLQENKPGLRDNGWVSQARKAHKISSKEPIQHSVVINLLDQMQKAVPELELTNHFEWPVHNDHDTLMPQEVYGIELTLLYAEQNRLMKVTSLAKTNLKIFLKEVHGFIKYYGWKKNFEGFDWFIASVFIICNGDMDRCKTFITQIVQFPSIMYIWPMLGKAVSREQNLPVNFQTTFSHLLENIVANELPSIKYALKNNCGTDWWIICDEIISQCFWRILPWCEIIHLLTICILYPADYPLYYCTSLLHYSQNQLLEDVTAGKMWPEHMDLTDYRSGNHLQLMDLLSKRYRNMTLPLLTYQEAALVT; encoded by the exons ATGCTGCTTAAAGTGGTTTCTCTACCTCTCGCTTTACAGTTATTGACTCGTGAGGAGTCAGTTTTTGAAGAACTGTTGCGAGGCTCAATAGAGCCACTCAAGTCGTCTTGGAGCTGTAATAACGTTGTTGCTGTTTTGTCCACTGCGGCTTTGGAGCCAGTGGGTTTTACGATCTTGAGAGACCTAGCCCCTCACTTCTTATCAAAAGTATTAACTGATATTTGCACAAAGTTAGAAGATCCTCACAATTTTCATGATCCTTGGGAAGATTGTGTTGTAAAAGAGTTTTTACACATCCTAAGACTATTGTCGTTGAACAGCTTGT gCTTCATCGCTCTATTGGATGATACAAGTCAAGAAATTTCATCTAGCGAAGACAGTCACCCCAGTAATTTATGGGAATTATTACAACATTCTGTAAACTCTAATTCACCATATCACTGCCTTGCGCTTATGGCGCTGAACGTTTTCCTCGATAGCTTggatgcaaatatttttttgaagcACGTACTGAATTATCAG GAACTACTCCTCAATCTTCAAGAAACGTGTATCATCGAGATAGAAAGCGATGGCGAACTTAAAATAATATATGCAATTGATGAGGCAGGTTTCCTTCGCCACAAAGTACTTTTGAAATCCTATTGCATTATAAGTAAATTCATTGGTGATACAGCAGTGCTAGAGCAGACAGAATTGTTTTCTAAATTACCGCCTCCTGTGAAATTTGATGTGGAAAAACTTTGCCCCACCATACCCTTACATTCAGAATTAGGAAGATTTCTCCAAGAAAATAAGCCTGGACTCAGAGATAATGGATGGGTGTCACAAGCGAGGAAAGCTCATAAGATTTCTAGTAAAGAACCAATACAA CATTCCGTCGTGATTAATCTACTTGATCAAATGCAAAAGGCAGTTCCTGAATTAGAATTGACAAACCATTTCGAGTGGCCAGTGCATAATGATCACGACACACTGATGCCCCAAGAAGTTTACGGCATTGAATTAACTTTGCTGTACGCAGAACAAAATCGGCTTATGAAAGTTACGTCACTTGCGAAaacaaacttgaaaattttcttgaaagaGGTTCACGGATTCATTAAGTATTacgggtggaaaaaaaattttgaaggaTTCGACTGGTTCATTGCaagtgtttttattatttgtaatgGAGATATGGACAG GTGTAAAACTTTCATCACGCAAATAGTTCAATTCCCATCGATTATGTACATTTGGCCTATGCTAGGGAAAGCTGTGAGTCGTGAACAGAATTTACCTGTAAACTTTCAAACCACATTCTCACATCTCCTGGAAAATATCGTTGCAAATGAATTGCCTAGCATCAAATACGCTTTAAAG AACAACTGCGGTACAGACTGGTGGATTATTTGTGATGAAATCATATCTCAATGTTTCTGGAGGATACTACCATGGTGCGAAATCATACATTTGCTAAccatttgtattttgtatcCAGCTGACTATCCGTTGTATTACTGTACATCGTTGTTACACTACAGTCAAAACCAACTTTTAGAAGATGTAACGGCTGGAAAAATGTGGCCAGAACATATG GATTTAACTGACTATCGATCTGGAAATCATTTACAATTGATGGATCTTTTATCGAAACGGTATCGCAATATGACTTTGCCCCTGCTTACATACCAAGAGGCAGCGTTAGTTACATGA
- the LOC107221135 gene encoding apoptosis-inducing factor 1, mitochondrial, giving the protein MLRYGYAIKNLSKITRKPCLSYEQIPLKYIGIINASRNYSDAGDKKPGNPNRPPGTTLKAEECIPSNQSKSKGSFSSDPVCPIDPNVECPLSPNRDCGKRPEPFEEDGNRKKQQRVWMQLLAALFITGATMYMVNRMGWLQTSETLQIPKQKKKKKAERKKVKIPAVSSEIVTEIPYLLIGGGTAAFSAFRSIKSRDPTAKVLVVTEEGDLPYMRPPLSKELWYNKDRETTEKLKFKQWNGSDRSLFYEPPEFYTPVPELAQSHKGGIGVALGWKVSQIDVVNRTAVLEDGHKIKYEKCLLATGASPKNLPIFETADDAVKSKIVPFRTIEDFLKLEESIRDSAVQNIVIVGGGFLGSEVACSLVRNLNPDQKTVHQIFKEKYIMAQVLPEYLSEWTTTKAMLEGVRCMPETEVADVEMKGGHLKLILTDGSKIDADQVIVAVGAQANTQLAQSSNLEIDTKVGGYLVNAELEARSDLWVAGDAACFYDVRLGRRRVEHHDHAVISGRLAGENMTGAGKPYLHQSMFWSDLGPEIGYEAIGIVDASLPTVGVFAKATDQDTPLAAVTASNEGLRSVSEEHNSQGNKSAAIIQATPVSQKHAPVEGLKSAESIKNVKSDKKDSKSCEDEGGNKVEKPRDDFGKGVIFYIRDDVVVGIVLWNIFNRMSIARQVLASGTRYDDLNEVAKLFSIHED; this is encoded by the exons ATGTTAAGATACGGGTACGCGATCaagaatttatcaaaaattacaagaaaaccATGCCTGAGCTACGAGCAGATTCCTTTAAAATATATCG gtatTATAAATGCCAGTCGAAACTACAGCGATGCCGGTGATAAGAAGCCGGGTAATCCTAACAGACCACCTGGCACTACATTGAAAGCGGAAGAATGCATTCCTTCAAATCAGTCGAAATCGAAGGGATCATTTTCCTCAGATCCTGTTTGTCCAATCGATCCGAATGTTGAATGCCCTTTGAGTCCCAACCGGGATTGTGGTAAAAGGCCAGAACCATTCGAGGAGGATGGCAACCGCAAGAAGCAGCAACGGGTATGGATGCAATTGCTGGCTGCTCTCTTCATCACTGGAGCCACCATGTACATG GTGAATCGAATGGGCTGGTTGCAAACATCTGAAACGCTTCAAATACCGAAACAAA agaagaagaaaaaagcagagagaaagaaagttaAGATTCCAGCTGTCTCTTCAGAAATAGTAACAGAAATTCCTTACCTCTTGATCGGGGGAGGAACAGCTGCTTTCTCAGCATTCAGGTCTATAAAATCAAGAGATCCCACAGCAAAG GTTCTGGTTGTAACGGAAGAAGGGGACCTCCCCTACATGAGGCCCCCGTTGTCCAAAGAGCTTTGGTATAACAAAGACAGAGAGACTAcagagaaattaaaattcaaacaatGGAACGGGTCAGACCGAAG CTTGTTCTATGAGCCTCCAGAATTTTACACTCCTGTTCCAGAATTAGCACAATCACATAAAGGAGGTATCGGCGTAGCTTTAGGATGGAAAGTTAGTCAAATTGACGTCGTTAATAGGACGGCAGTACTTGAAGATGgtcacaaaataaaatatgaaaaatgtttattagCCACTG GTGCCTCGCCCAAGAACCTTCCAATATTTGAAACTGCGGATGATGCAGTTAAAAGTAAGATCGTACCATTCAGAACAATAGAAGACTTCCTCAAGCTAGAGGAGAGCATTCGTGATTCAGCAGTACAGAATATAGTTATTGTTGGTGGAGGATTCCTTGGTTCCGAAGTTGCGTGTTCTTTGGTCAGAAACT taAATCCAGACCAAAAAACGGTTCATCAGATctttaaagaaaaatacataatgGCTCAAGTGCTGCCTGAATACTTGAGTGAATGGACTACGACCAAAGCAATGCTCGAAGGAGTGAGATGTATGCCTGAAACTGAGGTTGCAGATGTCGAAATGAAGGGTGGGCACTTGAAACTAATTTTAACAGATGGTTCCAAA ATTGACGCAGATCAAGTAATCGTAGCAGTTGGTGCGCAAGCGAATACTCAATTAGCTCAATCTTCTAATCTTGAAATTGACACAAAAGTTGGTGGTTATCTTGTTAATGCTGAATTAGAAGCAAGGAGCGATTTATGGGTCGCAGGGGATGCAGCTTGTTTCTATGACGTGAGATTGGGCAGAAGGCGAGTTGAGCATCACGATCACGCTGTTATATCTGGAAGATTAGCAGGCGAAAATATGACTGGCGCTG GTAAACCCTACTTGCATCAGTCCATGTTCTGGTCAGATCTTGGACCTGAAATTGGTTACGAAGCAATAGGGATCGTTGACGCATCCTTACCAACAGTAGGGGTCTTTGCTAAGGCAACGGATCAAGACACCCCACTTGCTGCTGTCACTGCATCCAACGAGGGTTTGAGATCAGTTAGTGAAGAG CACAATTCACAGGGTAACAAATCGGCAGCAATTATACAAGCAACACCGGTATCCCAGAAGCACGCACCTGTAGAAGGGTTGAAGTCAGCAGAGTCTATAAAGAATGtcaaaagtgacaaaaaagaCAGTAAATCATGTGAAGACGAGGGAGGAAATAAAGTAGAGAAGCCCCGTGACGACTTTGGAAAGGGAGTTATATTCTATATACGCGATGACGTCGTAGTCGGCATTGTCTTGTGGAACATATTCAATCGCATGTCCATTGCTCGACAG GTTTTGGCTAGTGGAACAAGGTACGACGATCTGAACGAGGTAGCTAAACTGTTTAGCATTCACGAAGACTGA